A window from Borrelia sp. P9F1 encodes these proteins:
- a CDS encoding S2/P23 family protein, translated as MLKKIKNMKFIVFFTLIVLTIGCSFFKGPQEPIFNEKEIGMRIGDQKLEFIDGKKYIEKLPVINKSATVTWKKTKAMPIFDKKGQEILALKGKMGYSYVVSPIKMNKELSDSASFFILIETTTKGDPEYTVDNLRLATSGANLDIKNSVLFPPEPSGETGYVTSFPFGLAITNEVKLAFDDTYIDEKWTYMIAKLTLRNKKTQKLETYEISLNSKFVHELLKEVSSLYPDIKEKNYDLFADLK; from the coding sequence ATGCTGAAGAAAATAAAAAATATGAAATTCATTGTGTTTTTTACGTTAATTGTACTAACAATTGGATGTTCTTTTTTCAAAGGCCCTCAAGAACCTATCTTTAATGAAAAAGAGATTGGAATGCGGATAGGTGATCAAAAATTAGAATTCATTGATGGAAAAAAATACATAGAAAAATTACCTGTAATAAATAAAAGTGCAACCGTGACCTGGAAAAAAACAAAAGCAATGCCAATTTTTGATAAAAAAGGACAAGAAATTCTTGCTCTTAAGGGAAAGATGGGATACTCTTACGTAGTCTCTCCTATTAAAATGAATAAAGAACTAAGTGACTCTGCTTCATTTTTTATTCTTATTGAGACTACTACAAAAGGAGATCCGGAATATACAGTTGACAACTTAAGACTAGCAACATCCGGCGCTAACCTAGACATTAAAAACTCTGTTTTATTTCCACCGGAGCCATCAGGAGAAACAGGTTATGTAACATCCTTTCCTTTCGGATTAGCAATAACTAACGAAGTTAAATTGGCGTTTGATGACACATATATAGACGAGAAATGGACTTACATGATCGCTAAATTAACTTTGAGAAACAAAAAAACTCAAAAATTAGAAACCTATGAAATATCTCTTAATTCAAAATTTGTACATGAGCTGCTAAAAGAAGTAAGCAGTCTGTATCCAGATATCAAAGAAAAAAATTATGATTTATTCGCCGACTTAAAATAA
- the alr gene encoding alanine racemase: MSKRKEIVINFKSLEHNLMSIKKHIQGRELTATLKADAYGHGLIKTFNFLKEKGVNYFGLFWIDEAIKIKKIDKNAETLLYINTDRNEIKNLVKFNITPFVADPYYLSLIEQECLRQDKKIKVHLKVDVGMNRYGIKIENALGLADQIHNSKSVELEGVCTHLPTTENTKITKEHTEKFTCFIDKLSQNNINPKFFHVSNSEHTENYTISKKFNMVRPGLILYGYHSNPNRPKNNLNLKPVLSLYSKIIFLKNISQGESVSYSGLFTAKENMQIGLVPVGYFDGIPQNTSNNCYCLVKDRKCPIRGKVCMNITIIEIPKDLKINIGERVEIVSENLPLDELSRESRVSKYEILCSIGKHNNKKYLY, translated from the coding sequence ATGAGCAAGCGTAAAGAGATCGTCATAAACTTTAAAAGTTTGGAACATAATTTAATGTCAATAAAGAAGCACATTCAGGGTAGGGAATTAACGGCTACTCTGAAAGCCGATGCTTACGGACACGGACTGATTAAAACATTCAATTTTTTGAAAGAAAAAGGGGTAAATTATTTTGGTCTTTTCTGGATAGATGAAGCTATAAAGATTAAAAAAATTGACAAAAATGCAGAAACATTGCTCTACATTAACACAGATAGAAATGAAATAAAAAATCTGGTTAAGTTTAATATTACTCCCTTTGTAGCCGACCCTTACTACTTATCTTTAATAGAACAAGAATGCTTAAGGCAAGATAAAAAAATAAAGGTTCACTTAAAAGTTGATGTCGGAATGAACAGATATGGAATTAAGATAGAAAATGCTTTGGGCTTGGCTGATCAAATACATAATTCAAAATCAGTAGAATTAGAAGGAGTTTGCACTCACTTACCCACAACAGAAAATACAAAAATCACTAAAGAACATACAGAAAAATTTACATGTTTCATAGATAAGCTTAGCCAAAACAACATAAATCCCAAATTTTTCCATGTATCCAATTCAGAGCATACAGAGAACTACACCATAAGTAAAAAATTCAACATGGTAAGACCTGGTCTTATTTTATATGGATACCATTCAAATCCAAATAGGCCAAAAAACAATTTAAATCTCAAACCTGTATTAAGTTTGTATTCAAAAATTATATTTCTTAAAAATATAAGCCAAGGAGAATCAGTATCATACTCAGGCCTATTTACAGCAAAAGAAAACATGCAAATTGGCCTTGTGCCTGTTGGATACTTTGATGGCATTCCACAAAATACATCCAATAATTGTTATTGTCTAGTAAAAGACAGAAAGTGCCCAATCAGAGGAAAAGTTTGCATGAACATAACAATAATTGAGATACCTAAAGATTTAAAAATAAATATAGGAGAGAGGGTAGAAATAGTCTCTGAAAATTTACCTCTGGATGAACTTAGTAGAGAATCTAGGGTGAGCAAGTATGAAATACTATGCTCAATTGGCAAGCATAATAACAAAAAATATCTATATTAA